The Oculatellaceae cyanobacterium region CAACGCTTCCCTAATCAAGATTTAGCAGTAATTACATTTAACCCTGGTGAATCAAATTGCCCTTATCAAGCTTTTCGTTTAGGTAACTTTGAGCAGGTAAAACTGGGAGATAGTATCAAAATTTTAGGTTTTGCTCAATCATCAGATAGTAACCAGCTTGCGTCGCAGTCTTTCTCAGGGGCGGTTACGGCTATTGACAATTTACCAGATGGTTATGGGGTTTCATACAAAACTTCGGCAACTGCGGGAATGGTAGGCGCACCTGTGCTTAATCAAAGTGGCGAGGTAATTGCTGTTAATGGTCGTAGTATTTCAGAAATTGCTCGCTTGAGTGAATTAAAAGGCGCTGTACCACCACAACAGTTATCCGCAACAAATGCTAATCAAGGTGGTAATTCTGCGGTTGAGACTATTAATTGGGGAATTCCGATTAATACTTATATAGCAAATGCGCCAATAATCCCTACTGAGGCTGTGGCTAATTCAACTGCACCGAAAAGCGCAGCCGAATGGTTGAAAATCGGCAATGATTTTTATGTTTCTCAACAGTATGAAGAAGCTATAAAAGCGTATAATCAAGCTTTGAAGATTGAACCTAAGTATGTTTTAGCTTTGCTGTATAAAGGATCTTTATTACTAGAATTAAAACGCTACCAAGAAGCTGTTACTACTTATGATCGAGCGTTGCAATTGAAGCCAGATTCAACGGTAGCTTGGTCAAACCGAGGTTTAGCACTCGATCATATGCAGAAATATGAGGAAGCGATCGCATCTTTTGATAAAGCGATTAAACTGCAACCAAATGCCCCTGAAGTGTGGACTGGGCGCTGTTATGCTTTAGCGAAGTTGCAAAAATACCAAGAGGCGATCGCATCTTGTGAAGTAGCAATTAAAATTCAACCAGAATACTCTGATGCTTGGAATAATCGGGGATATGTATTGGATAAGGTACAACAATACGATCAAGCTTTATTATCCTTTGAAAAAGCAATTGAATTTGCACAAAGTAATGCCGAAGCTTGGGCAAATAAAGGTTTAGCGTTAGAACATTTACAACAGAATGCCGAAGCGATCGCAGCTTACGATCAAGCAATTAAGTTACAACCAAATTACGCTCAAGCTTGGTATGGTCGCGGAAATACTTTATTTAACTTGAATCAATATCAAGATGCACTGGCATCTTATGATAAAGCAATTGAAATTAACAAAAATTATCCTGAAGCTTGGTATGGTCGCGGAAACGCTCTATTTAGTTTAAATAATCCTAAAGATGCCCTAGCTGCTTATAATAAAGCGATTAGTTTGAAGCCGAATTATCAAGAAGCTTTAAATAGTAAAAGTGCAGTATTAACAGCATTACAACGTAAACAAGATAATGTTGCTGCTCAGGGGCAAACACCTCAAATAAAAGTAGATAACTAAAACGATTGATATTAATGAATTAGAGGTATAGACTCAAAATGATGCAATCTGGTTATTTGGAAACTTTAGAAGAGTTGGAACTATTCATTAAAAAGGCTAA contains the following coding sequences:
- a CDS encoding tetratricopeptide repeat-containing serine protease family protein; this encodes MKFWRWFVASSLLAVSLNSCGSELSNFQLGKLVDGGDLVKISYGDKGNATGFVVPAPDQVCSVLTARHALPASGKLKLQTSDNKIWEPANIQRFPNQDLAVITFNPGESNCPYQAFRLGNFEQVKLGDSIKILGFAQSSDSNQLASQSFSGAVTAIDNLPDGYGVSYKTSATAGMVGAPVLNQSGEVIAVNGRSISEIARLSELKGAVPPQQLSATNANQGGNSAVETINWGIPINTYIANAPIIPTEAVANSTAPKSAAEWLKIGNDFYVSQQYEEAIKAYNQALKIEPKYVLALLYKGSLLLELKRYQEAVTTYDRALQLKPDSTVAWSNRGLALDHMQKYEEAIASFDKAIKLQPNAPEVWTGRCYALAKLQKYQEAIASCEVAIKIQPEYSDAWNNRGYVLDKVQQYDQALLSFEKAIEFAQSNAEAWANKGLALEHLQQNAEAIAAYDQAIKLQPNYAQAWYGRGNTLFNLNQYQDALASYDKAIEINKNYPEAWYGRGNALFSLNNPKDALAAYNKAISLKPNYQEALNSKSAVLTALQRKQDNVAAQGQTPQIKVDN